GCATCCCGCCTGTGCTCCGTACCAGCCTTGCCTCCTCTGTTACGCCTCCCGCGGAGCCGCCGCTGCGTGCCCTCTCCACGGCCAATCCTGCCGTCGACTCGGTGCCGCCTCCGAAGGCCCCCTTCTTCAACAGCCTTCTAAGCGTCAGTTTGACTATAACAGTGTCGTAGTGTCCCTATATGGCTTCCTTGAGCAGTACATCGAGAGTCTCTTGCGAGAGTATATTGCGCGTCTAAACGCTATTGCGCCCAGATATGGAGATCTACCCGAGCAGGTCCGTAAGCATCACACAGACCTTACAGTTGCTCTGCTTTCGCGAGTTGAGCAGAGCCGCTACCGAGGAGTTGTCACACCCGCGACGCTAGTCGCCAACCTACACACATGCCTCAGTGAACTCCCGTCATTTCTGTTGAACACCGAGGCGTTCGCCCTCCACACGGCGAACTTCCGGTCCGATGTCATAGAGGACAGCTTCGCGCGAGTAGGCGTGCTCAGCGTCAACCAACGGATTCGGCATTTTTCCCCATTTTCCGAGTACATCGTGCATCACTTTCCTGGGAGGGATAGTAGCGGGTTGAGTAACTCGGAACTCTTCTTCTTTCTGGATGATCTCGCAGAGCGGAGAAATGAGGTTGCACATGGCAGTGCTGGCGAACTGCTGTCGAACGAACTGCTCCTAGACTACTTAGTTTTTGTTGAAGTGTACGGGCTGTCTCTATACGAGCTTGCGGTATGTGATTCGCTCGGGCATGAGGTTCGGCATCACGGAAATGCGGTGGGGAGGCCCGTTGCAGTGTACAACAACGAGATCGTCTGCGTTGAGCTACGTGATGCCTCGGTCAAG
This genomic stretch from Longimicrobiaceae bacterium harbors:
- a CDS encoding MAE_28990/MAE_18760 family HEPN-like nuclease, translated to HPACAPYQPCLLCYASRGAAAACPLHGQSCRRLGAASEGPLLQQPSKRQFDYNSVVVSLYGFLEQYIESLLREYIARLNAIAPRYGDLPEQVRKHHTDLTVALLSRVEQSRYRGVVTPATLVANLHTCLSELPSFLLNTEAFALHTANFRSDVIEDSFARVGVLSVNQRIRHFSPFSEYIVHHFPGRDSSGLSNSELFFFLDDLAERRNEVAHGSAGELLSNELLLDYLVFVEVYGLSLYELAVCDSLGHEVRHHGNAVGRPVAVYNNEIVCVELRDASVKVGDLLVAETGYGIRPYIGGEILEMQVDGTPISHIRPGVGVPIAMRVAFRAKQNHSFFVLHRP